The following is a genomic window from Sporosarcina jeotgali.
GACTTCAAACGAATTATTGCGAAAGTCGATCTACAGCTGAAAGACAAAGTAGTGACTTATATCAAAGCGGACAAACAAGTGACCGACTTATTCAAAGATGATTTCTATCAATACGATGAGGGAAATCAACTTAAACCGGAAACGACACAGCGAGATATCGACACCGCTCGCCTGGCGGTAAATCAGGTAAGCGATGAATTCACAGAGAAAATGTACCTGAATTGGTTATTGGACACAGCAGGCAGAGAATTATCTGGAGAGTCTGGTAGATAATTCGAATGAAATAGATCACTCCTCTAACCCGTTGGTATGGGTTAGAGGAGTTTTTGTGTTAGTTGTGGATTGTTTTCCCAATATAGAAAGAAAAATGACCATTACTATGCGGAAACTGAAAGAAGAAGGCATTAATATCTCGTATAGAAGAACGGAAACACATTATGAATATGAATTGCTCCATTCATTCTCCTTTAGATATATAAAGCAAGTCGATTTTCGAGGCGATATTAGTACAGAACATATCATTATTCTTGCCAAGCAGTTATCAGATTAGATAGTAGGAGAAGGTTATGGAAAGTAATCATAATATTTAACGAAATGTGCTATGTAATGTGATCGAATGATGCGATAAATCATGGAGAATTGAATTTGTCAAGGAACTGGAGAAAAGTTGGTTGAAACAACCAAATGACAGAAAAAAAGGAGGTAACTTACATTTAGAGTGGACAACATCCAATTCGCTGATTATACTGAAAATATAGGGAAGGGGGAGGGCAGATGGTTGGAGGAGTAACGACTATAATACCAGGAATCCATTATATGCAATTTGGCAAGGAAGTCCTGTTTACGCACATCCGGTTTGCAACACTTGAAGCAATTTTTGAAGTGGATCAGCAAGTGCAGCGCCAGTTGGATCCTCGTAAACGAAGGGACATACGAGATTTCATCCTCAAAAGTTTGGAACAGGATGAGCCATTCTATTTTTCTCCATTTGTTTTTTCCAGCCGGAAACAGATTGAAAGAGGGGAGGAGGATTTCGAACTAGTTGCAGGGAGCAAACTATACATAATCGATGGCCAACACAGAGCATCAGCGTTCTCGTCAGCACTCAGTCACTTGAAATCTCAAAAAGATGCAGCGGAAGAAGCGGGAGATTTTAAAGATGCTGAAAAAGTCAGGAGTCAAATTGATCGTTTAAAAGTATTTCCAGTAACGATGCAAGTATATTTGGATTTGACACAGCAGCAGGAGAGACAACTTTTTACGGATCTTAATACTGAACGTTGTGAAGCCCATCCAGGGCTCCGTATGCAGTACGATCAGCGAGATGCATATATTGCGTTGACACGTGATGTTGCACATCGGTTGAGCAATCATATGGATATAGAGTTTGAAGCGGCAAGGTTAACGGAACAGAATTCCTCAATAACCACATTGACTGCGATGAGAAAGTGTTTGGTTTCACTATTTGAAGGAACGCTTAGTGAGAAAAAGGGGGAACCCTATTATCGCAATTGCAAACCATCGGAGGTACCCCTTGTTGCAAAGCGGTTCTTTGAATCTTGGGAAGAGATCTTTCCAAAAAAGATGCCCAATCGTGAAAACTATGTTTGTTCAAAAACTGGCATCCAAGTAGCATTAGCACAAACGGCACATACGTTAACACGCGGGGAAGGTATTTCACATAAAGAAGCGTTTGAGCTGCTAAAGCTATTGAATAAGCAATGTACGTGGAAACACGATGATCCTGCATTCGCTCATATGTATGACAAAACAGGAGGTCGTATCAAAAATCATTCCTCCACAACGAGTATCAAGCGGACGGTTCTTCAATTCTTGAAGATGATCGACCAAGAAAGGATGGCGGTTTTGTGCTGACGGCATCTGTAT
Proteins encoded in this region:
- a CDS encoding DNA sulfur modification protein DndB, whose translation is MVGGVTTIIPGIHYMQFGKEVLFTHIRFATLEAIFEVDQQVQRQLDPRKRRDIRDFILKSLEQDEPFYFSPFVFSSRKQIERGEEDFELVAGSKLYIIDGQHRASAFSSALSHLKSQKDAAEEAGDFKDAEKVRSQIDRLKVFPVTMQVYLDLTQQQERQLFTDLNTERCEAHPGLRMQYDQRDAYIALTRDVAHRLSNHMDIEFEAARLTEQNSSITTLTAMRKCLVSLFEGTLSEKKGEPYYRNCKPSEVPLVAKRFFESWEEIFPKKMPNRENYVCSKTGIQVALAQTAHTLTRGEGISHKEAFELLKLLNKQCTWKHDDPAFAHMYDKTGGRIKNHSSTTSIKRTVLQFLKMIDQERMAVLC